The Populus trichocarpa isolate Nisqually-1 chromosome 2, P.trichocarpa_v4.1, whole genome shotgun sequence genome has a window encoding:
- the LOC7487739 gene encoding UMP-CMP kinase 3: MFIRFFRCTHCFHEKMIRSFTKEVKIVPSEVTVKLLQQARQHSYNKRFIIDGFPRNEENRTAFDTIMKIEPAFVLFFDCPEEELTKSTLNRNQGRVDDNIDILSKRHKAYFETTLPVISYYESRTR; encoded by the exons ATGTTCATAAGATTCTTTCGCTGTACTCattgtttccatgaaaaaatgATTCGAAGCTTCACGAAAGAAGTAAAAATTGTCCCTTCTGAGGTAACTGTGAAGCTTCTACAACAGGCAAGGCAGCACAGTTATAACAAGAGGTTTATCATTGATGGGTTCCCACGCAATGAAGAAAATCGTACTGCATTTGACACCATA ATGAAAATCGAACCGGCATTTGTACTATTTTTCGATTGTCCTGAAGAGGAGTTGACAAAAAGTACTCTGAACAGAAACCAG ggGAGGGTGGATGATAACATTGATATCTTAAGTAAGCGACATAAAGCCTATTTTGAAACAACCTTGCCCGTAATAA GTTATTATGAAAGCAGAACTAGATAG